In the Puniceicoccales bacterium genome, one interval contains:
- a CDS encoding cation:proton antiporter has translation MEEGSLIKDLAIVVVSAGTVGMLFHFLRLPLLLGYIVSGFIIGPHFLSTPFVTDAYTIKQLSELGVIFLMFYVGIEFDLEKLKRAAGSALLAVLSQTICMVLIGILIAPLFGWSGLNGMFLGALLAITSTMVTIPMLKGQNAMSKNFAQLTMGILILEDIVAILLLVILSGIAITGYLEWEAVGRVTFLVGVFVVMVFVGGKFFASRLIRIMQKVTVPELFVLVIIGFALGLGELANKFHFSVELGAFLAGSILSQSAISKQIEHIIEPFRDIFSSIFFATIGMMIDPAAIVSNLPQILIISVIVLLAKSAACWFGLFASGERSDIAFQSATYISQIGEFSFIIAAMGNSLGVTNPSLISIAVGVSLLTIIGSTIMTKHHEILYASISKRTPEFLKHVGVFYHNLLHIISLEIGKSALIKIIRRPALQIIWYFFLLTGLMFLSYYTSHFIESNDIKILGKYKPQAVIATWILAAFVTMPIFIGAIKNINLIITSITHEALLSLKTNMARGGRTVNFIKSIVLAISMLIFGAIFLSVASNYLPTGTALAVFVLLSGALCIFFWSKLIYANNRFEIMFMETFNSEVQNKDDELRDNTLQKIKAKYPWDVQIKNHKIKKGSQFVGIRIIDSKLREETGATIVAVTRGGYTCYAPNPYSTIFPEDQLLLLGEKHQIDVAIELLEKSQEITKEQVVKQKFAIETVCIGATNELVGQTIGDANLRGKFGVNIVGIQRRGEKIVTPSRSMVLEANDILILAGTYNEIPKVIEFFQTNTDHL, from the coding sequence GCATGTTGTTTCATTTCCTGCGCTTACCGCTACTGCTTGGATACATAGTTAGTGGATTCATCATTGGTCCACATTTCCTATCCACACCATTCGTAACCGATGCATATACGATAAAACAACTTAGCGAACTTGGCGTAATATTTTTGATGTTTTACGTTGGAATAGAATTCGATCTGGAAAAATTAAAACGAGCTGCCGGTTCAGCACTTCTTGCTGTGCTTTCGCAAACTATATGCATGGTACTCATAGGGATACTGATCGCTCCATTATTTGGATGGTCTGGGCTGAATGGAATGTTTCTTGGCGCCCTGCTGGCAATCACGTCGACCATGGTAACGATCCCTATGCTCAAGGGCCAGAACGCGATGAGTAAAAATTTTGCCCAATTGACCATGGGAATTCTCATACTGGAGGACATTGTTGCAATACTTTTACTGGTCATATTATCCGGTATTGCCATAACCGGCTACCTTGAATGGGAAGCCGTTGGGCGAGTGACATTTTTGGTCGGAGTCTTTGTGGTAATGGTTTTCGTTGGAGGTAAATTCTTCGCGTCAAGGCTCATAAGAATCATGCAAAAGGTCACGGTCCCAGAACTTTTTGTTCTTGTGATAATAGGTTTTGCCCTAGGCCTTGGTGAGCTCGCGAACAAATTTCACTTTTCGGTTGAGCTTGGAGCATTTTTAGCTGGGTCCATATTGTCGCAATCTGCCATATCAAAACAAATTGAACATATAATCGAGCCATTTCGCGATATATTCAGCTCCATATTTTTCGCAACCATAGGAATGATGATCGATCCGGCAGCGATAGTTTCAAATTTACCGCAAATTTTGATAATTTCAGTGATAGTTTTGTTAGCAAAATCAGCAGCCTGTTGGTTTGGGTTGTTCGCGTCGGGCGAAAGATCAGACATAGCCTTCCAATCGGCTACCTATATATCTCAGATCGGTGAGTTCAGTTTCATCATTGCTGCAATGGGCAATTCGCTAGGAGTTACAAATCCGTCACTAATATCAATAGCCGTCGGCGTATCACTGCTAACTATCATCGGATCGACAATCATGACAAAACATCATGAAATCTTATATGCATCTATTTCAAAAAGGACTCCGGAATTTTTGAAACACGTGGGAGTTTTTTATCATAACCTTTTGCATATCATAAGCTTAGAGATCGGGAAAAGTGCACTCATAAAAATCATACGTCGGCCAGCATTACAAATAATATGGTATTTTTTTCTTCTCACTGGCTTGATGTTTTTATCTTATTACACTTCACATTTCATTGAGTCCAATGATATTAAAATTTTAGGAAAATACAAACCTCAGGCAGTGATCGCCACCTGGATACTGGCGGCATTCGTGACCATGCCGATATTTATTGGAGCAATTAAAAACATAAATTTAATTATCACCTCTATCACCCATGAAGCTTTACTTTCGTTAAAAACCAATATGGCGAGAGGTGGTCGGACTGTTAACTTCATCAAATCCATTGTGTTAGCGATCTCCATGTTAATATTCGGAGCCATATTTTTATCAGTTGCATCAAATTATCTTCCCACAGGAACGGCATTGGCAGTTTTCGTATTATTATCCGGCGCATTATGTATCTTCTTCTGGAGCAAGTTGATATATGCGAATAATCGCTTTGAAATTATGTTCATGGAAACTTTCAACAGCGAAGTGCAAAATAAAGATGACGAATTGCGCGATAATACTTTGCAGAAAATTAAAGCAAAGTATCCATGGGATGTGCAAATCAAAAACCATAAAATTAAGAAAGGCAGTCAATTTGTAGGAATTAGAATTATTGATTCAAAACTTAGAGAAGAAACAGGCGCCACGATTGTAGCTGTCACGCGCGGTGGCTATACATGTTATGCACCAAACCCTTACAGCACGATATTTCCCGAAGATCAATTATTGCTACTCGGCGAAAAACATCAAATCGACGTAGCTATTGAGTTGCTAGAAAAATCACAAGAAATTACAAAGGAACAAGTTGTGAAGCAAAAATTTGCCATAGAAACGGTTTGCATCGGAGCAACCAATGAACTAGTTGGGCAAACCATTGGCGACGCAAATTTACGCGGAAAATTTGGGGTAAATATTGTTGGTATTCAACGCCGTGGCGAAAAAATAGTTACGCCATCACGCAGTATGGTCTTGGAAGCAAACGACATATTGATTTTGGCCGGAACATATAATGAAATTCCAAAGGTCATTGAATTTTTTCAAACGAACACAGACCATCTTTAG